One part of the Rhizobium rhizogenes genome encodes these proteins:
- a CDS encoding ABC transporter ATP-binding protein translates to MADHHVEIDNLVKTYPGALKPSVDHVSLSLPRGEMLALLGPSGCGKTTILRMIAGLIPVTSGEIRLDGRDISATPVHRRNMGMVFQAYALFPHMNVAENIAFGLEMRGVPKSERKERVAKALDLVKLSGFGERRVSQLSGGQQQRAAIARSLVIEPALLLFDEPLSNLDAKLRDEMRDEIRDIQNRTGVTSIFVTHDQDEALSMADRLAVMSEGRLEQIGTPREIFDRPKTDFVASFIGAGSFLTGTVVAPGRAEIPGLGFLHFSGAVPVGQKARFLVRPHRFLLGDGVNAFSGIVEHVTYRGQMLTLGVRAGDHRLQADLPTHAAALPAKGERVTLSVAPEDVTLIGEAA, encoded by the coding sequence ATGGCCGATCATCATGTCGAGATCGACAATCTCGTGAAGACCTATCCGGGCGCCCTCAAGCCCTCCGTGGATCACGTCAGCCTTTCCCTGCCGCGCGGGGAAATGCTGGCGCTGCTGGGGCCTTCCGGCTGCGGCAAGACGACGATCCTGCGCATGATCGCCGGCCTCATTCCCGTAACCTCGGGTGAAATCCGGCTGGATGGCCGCGATATTTCCGCAACCCCGGTGCACAGGCGCAATATGGGCATGGTCTTTCAGGCCTATGCCCTGTTTCCGCATATGAATGTCGCCGAAAACATCGCCTTCGGGCTGGAAATGCGCGGCGTTCCAAAGTCGGAGCGCAAGGAGCGGGTGGCGAAGGCGCTCGATCTGGTCAAGCTTTCCGGCTTCGGCGAAAGGCGCGTCTCCCAGCTTTCCGGCGGCCAGCAGCAGCGGGCGGCGATTGCCCGCTCGCTTGTCATCGAACCCGCTCTGCTGCTGTTCGATGAGCCGCTTTCCAATCTCGATGCCAAGCTGCGCGATGAAATGCGCGATGAAATCCGCGATATCCAGAACCGCACCGGCGTCACCAGCATTTTCGTCACCCATGATCAGGATGAGGCCCTTTCGATGGCCGACCGTCTCGCCGTCATGTCCGAAGGCCGGCTGGAGCAGATCGGCACGCCGCGCGAGATTTTCGACCGGCCGAAAACCGATTTCGTCGCTTCCTTCATCGGCGCCGGCTCGTTCCTTACGGGCACCGTGGTTGCGCCGGGCCGTGCGGAGATTCCCGGTCTCGGCTTCCTGCATTTCTCGGGCGCTGTCCCGGTCGGCCAGAAAGCGCGGTTTCTGGTTCGTCCGCATCGCTTTCTCCTTGGCGATGGCGTCAATGCTTTCTCCGGCATTGTCGAGCACGTCACCTATCGCGGGCAGATGCTGACGCTCGGCGTGCGCGCCGGCGATCATCGCCTTCAGGCCGACCTGCCCACCCATGCCGCCGCTCTGCCGGCAAAGGGTGAGCGTGTGACGCTTTCCGTTGCGCCCGAGGATGTGACGCTGATTGGGGAGGCGGCCTGA
- a CDS encoding ABC transporter substrate-binding protein, translating into MKNAHQRRKAALVVGIVAAGIASLSGTVFAQDATKGTVNIVGFSGVFADNYQKFIIDAFKAKHPGIEVNYQQSKNSAETLALLTLQRAEPKVDVALIDVSVAIKANKEELFTKLDAAKVPNLAEQPEWARIDGDRAVAFSQDNLAILYNTDAVKEPPTSWADLADPKYKGKIAAKLSDTRGVILLPILTKLKGGDYKTSIDPAIDFLKEVAPSVSTFEPAPDCYAVVQSGEVDLSICWNGRAQYLHDTQGGKIGIALPKEGSIGQTNTIGLVEGSANKEAAELFVNYALSAEAQATFAEKSFYGPVNGKVALSEPVAARIYGSKEAQAAQSSLDWNFVADKYSAWIQRINREVIAAN; encoded by the coding sequence ATGAAAAATGCTCATCAGCGCCGCAAGGCCGCTCTCGTCGTCGGCATCGTTGCCGCCGGGATCGCATCGCTCTCGGGCACCGTCTTCGCGCAGGATGCGACGAAGGGCACCGTCAACATCGTCGGCTTCTCCGGCGTCTTTGCCGATAACTACCAGAAATTCATCATCGACGCCTTCAAGGCCAAACATCCGGGCATCGAGGTGAATTATCAGCAGAGCAAGAATTCGGCCGAAACGCTGGCGCTTCTCACCCTTCAGCGCGCCGAGCCGAAGGTGGATGTCGCCCTGATCGACGTTTCGGTGGCGATCAAGGCGAACAAGGAAGAGCTGTTCACCAAGCTTGATGCCGCCAAGGTGCCGAACCTTGCCGAACAGCCGGAATGGGCGCGCATCGATGGCGACCGCGCCGTCGCCTTCTCGCAGGACAATCTCGCCATTCTCTACAATACCGACGCGGTGAAGGAGCCGCCGACAAGCTGGGCCGATCTCGCCGATCCGAAATACAAGGGAAAGATCGCCGCCAAGCTTTCCGATACGCGCGGCGTCATTCTCCTGCCGATCCTCACCAAGCTGAAGGGCGGCGACTACAAGACCTCCATCGATCCGGCCATCGATTTCCTGAAGGAGGTTGCGCCGAGCGTCTCGACCTTCGAACCCGCACCGGATTGTTATGCGGTGGTGCAGAGCGGCGAAGTCGATCTCTCCATCTGCTGGAACGGCCGCGCGCAATATCTGCACGACACGCAGGGCGGCAAGATCGGGATCGCCCTGCCGAAGGAAGGCTCCATCGGCCAGACGAACACGATCGGTCTGGTCGAAGGCTCCGCCAACAAAGAGGCCGCCGAACTCTTCGTCAATTATGCGCTGAGCGCCGAGGCGCAGGCGACCTTCGCCGAAAAGAGCTTCTACGGTCCGGTCAACGGCAAGGTTGCGCTCAGCGAACCCGTCGCCGCCCGCATCTATGGTAGCAAGGAGGCCCAGGCCGCGCAGTCTTCCCTCGACTGGAACTTCGTGGCGGACAAATATTCGGCATGGATACAGCGGATCAACCGCGAGGTCATCGCGGCGAATTGA
- a CDS encoding dipeptidase, which translates to MTDAAKLHNDAIVIDGLQTCQWSRSIFEDMRAGGLTAVNVSSVIWENFREGIGYVSEWKRFLRENDDLIRPVRRVADIHAAKAENRTGIIIGWQNTSPLEDKLDYVEIFKDLGVGIMQLTYNTQNYSGAGYLEENDSGLTGFGREVLAEMNRVGVLCDLSHVGDRTTADVIARSQAPVCISHVLPRALRDVKRNKPDELFKACAEKGGIIGISLFAPGLAAGNDATVEDYLDAMAYVIDLVGEDHVGIGTDFSQERPRPGPWQLWANRDKGTARTLTEFATVKISKPKGIERIGEVPNITARMLARGWSETLVLKLLGQNWLRVLDAAWRPAS; encoded by the coding sequence ATGACCGATGCCGCAAAACTCCATAATGACGCCATCGTCATCGACGGTCTGCAAACTTGCCAGTGGAGCAGGTCGATATTCGAGGATATGCGCGCCGGCGGCCTCACCGCCGTCAACGTTTCCAGCGTGATCTGGGAAAACTTCCGCGAAGGCATCGGTTATGTCAGCGAATGGAAGCGTTTCCTGCGGGAAAACGACGACCTGATCCGCCCGGTGCGGAGGGTGGCCGATATTCATGCGGCCAAGGCCGAGAACAGGACCGGCATCATCATCGGCTGGCAGAACACCTCGCCACTGGAAGACAAGCTCGATTACGTCGAAATCTTCAAGGATCTCGGCGTCGGCATCATGCAATTGACCTACAACACCCAGAATTATTCCGGTGCCGGGTACCTTGAGGAAAATGACAGCGGCCTGACAGGCTTCGGCCGTGAGGTGTTGGCGGAGATGAACCGCGTCGGCGTGCTCTGCGATCTGAGCCATGTCGGCGACAGAACCACGGCGGATGTCATCGCCCGCTCGCAAGCGCCGGTCTGTATCTCGCATGTGCTGCCGCGGGCGCTGCGCGATGTGAAGCGCAACAAGCCGGATGAACTGTTCAAGGCCTGCGCGGAAAAGGGCGGCATCATCGGCATCAGCCTTTTTGCGCCGGGACTTGCTGCCGGAAACGATGCGACGGTGGAAGATTATCTCGACGCCATGGCCTATGTCATCGATCTCGTCGGTGAGGACCACGTCGGCATCGGCACGGATTTTTCGCAGGAGCGGCCGCGTCCCGGCCCCTGGCAGCTCTGGGCCAACCGCGACAAGGGCACGGCCCGCACGCTGACGGAATTCGCGACGGTCAAGATTTCCAAGCCGAAGGGCATCGAGCGCATCGGCGAGGTGCCCAATATCACCGCCCGCATGCTGGCGCGCGGCTGGAGCGAAACGCTCGTTCTCAAACTTCTCGGCCAGAACTGGCTGCGCGTGCTGGATGCCGCTTGGCGGCCCGCAAGCTGA
- a CDS encoding 2-hydroxychromene-2-carboxylate isomerase, whose product MAEAALKLEIFYGISSPWAYFGAPRAVDVARTHGAEIVLRPIRIIEANGGIPLRSRPDARQSYHAVELDRWRRYLDMPLNLTPKFYPCATIERAAQLVIAAQKAGLDAIGLSFAIQRALWSEDRDIADPETLRVIAQAVLGSEGAALVRDPQPEDIVAEWQGNLAEAERLGIFGTPTYVVNGELFWGQDRLEFASRALGALKQQLSQSAVRTSA is encoded by the coding sequence ATGGCTGAAGCGGCGCTGAAACTGGAGATATTTTACGGGATTTCCTCGCCATGGGCCTATTTCGGTGCGCCACGGGCTGTGGACGTCGCCCGCACGCATGGTGCCGAAATCGTCCTGCGGCCCATCCGCATCATCGAGGCCAATGGCGGCATTCCGCTACGCAGCCGCCCGGACGCCCGGCAGAGCTATCATGCCGTGGAACTGGACCGGTGGCGGCGTTATCTCGACATGCCGCTCAACCTGACGCCGAAATTTTACCCCTGCGCCACCATCGAACGGGCCGCGCAGCTCGTCATCGCCGCGCAGAAGGCCGGGCTCGATGCGATCGGCCTGTCCTTCGCCATCCAGCGCGCCTTGTGGAGCGAAGATCGTGACATTGCCGATCCCGAGACGCTCCGCGTCATCGCGCAGGCAGTCCTCGGCTCGGAAGGCGCTGCCCTCGTGCGCGATCCGCAGCCGGAAGACATCGTGGCGGAATGGCAGGGAAATCTGGCAGAGGCCGAACGTCTCGGGATTTTCGGAACGCCGACCTATGTGGTGAACGGCGAACTCTTCTGGGGGCAGGACCGTCTGGAATTCGCAAGCCGCGCCCTTGGGGCGCTCAAGCAGCAGCTTTCACAATCCGCAGTGAGGACATCCGCATGA
- a CDS encoding SidA/IucD/PvdA family monooxygenase, which yields MIEDHKTDAMSVDAGGLPALEARLAQELALLERPARPWVPRTHLNGVEVLDVAVIGAGLCGLTALAALSFAGIDNIRAFDRASSGLEGPWVTSARMETLRTRKELAGPALGVPSLTFRAWFEAQFGARAYEEMALIPREAWMAYMVWYRNVLALPVSNDTELAGLVLREDGLLSLDFLGPEGPARVLARRVILATGLDGLGAPRLPDVAKTVPARFVRHSGDVFDVSALRGKRVAVVGAGASAMDNAAAALEAGAARVDLFIRRPDIPRVEKFGGIASLGMTHGYIGLPDADRWAFMVEAERTQIPPPRHSVLRVSRHDNAFFHLGSPVLSLTEVGDAMEIETPKGHYPADLIIFATGFDVDFARRPEFAALSDRVLLWRDTYQPPAGEENDALGSYPYLGPAFEFLPKPDLPAAVAEPISRIHCFAYPAVPSHGKITSGIPAVSQGAERLAQGIARSLFVEDRARHFETFMNHDTAEITGEEWRDADAQDRIKEHANG from the coding sequence ATGATTGAAGATCACAAAACCGATGCAATGTCCGTGGATGCGGGCGGCTTGCCGGCGCTGGAGGCGAGGCTTGCGCAGGAACTCGCCCTGCTTGAGCGCCCGGCCAGGCCGTGGGTGCCGCGCACCCATCTCAACGGTGTCGAAGTGCTGGATGTCGCTGTCATCGGTGCGGGGCTTTGTGGGCTGACCGCGCTTGCCGCTCTTTCATTTGCCGGGATCGACAATATCCGCGCTTTCGACAGGGCATCGAGCGGGTTGGAAGGGCCGTGGGTGACAAGTGCACGAATGGAAACGCTGCGCACCCGCAAGGAACTGGCCGGGCCGGCGCTCGGCGTACCCTCCCTGACATTCCGCGCGTGGTTCGAGGCGCAGTTCGGCGCGCGCGCCTATGAGGAGATGGCGCTCATACCGCGTGAGGCCTGGATGGCTTACATGGTCTGGTACCGCAATGTGCTGGCGCTGCCGGTGAGCAACGATACGGAACTTGCTGGTCTTGTTCTGCGCGAGGATGGCCTGCTCTCTCTCGATTTTCTGGGGCCGGAAGGTCCAGCAAGGGTTCTGGCGCGTCGGGTGATCCTGGCGACGGGGCTCGATGGTCTCGGTGCGCCGCGCCTGCCGGATGTGGCGAAAACGGTTCCCGCCCGTTTCGTGCGCCACAGCGGCGATGTGTTCGATGTGAGCGCATTGCGTGGCAAGCGTGTCGCGGTGGTCGGTGCCGGGGCTTCGGCGATGGACAATGCAGCCGCGGCACTGGAGGCGGGGGCCGCCCGCGTCGATCTTTTCATTCGCAGGCCTGATATCCCCCGGGTCGAAAAATTCGGCGGTATCGCCAGTCTCGGCATGACTCACGGCTATATCGGCCTGCCCGATGCCGACCGCTGGGCCTTCATGGTCGAGGCAGAGCGCACACAGATCCCGCCGCCGCGCCACAGCGTCCTTCGTGTCTCGCGTCATGACAATGCGTTTTTCCACCTGGGCAGTCCCGTCCTCAGTCTTACGGAGGTGGGCGATGCTATGGAAATCGAGACCCCGAAGGGGCACTATCCAGCCGATCTCATCATTTTCGCCACCGGCTTCGATGTCGATTTCGCCAGGCGGCCGGAATTTGCGGCCCTGAGCGACCGTGTCCTGCTCTGGCGCGACACCTACCAGCCGCCCGCCGGTGAGGAGAATGACGCGCTGGGGTCCTATCCCTATCTCGGGCCGGCCTTCGAATTTCTGCCGAAACCGGATCTTCCAGCTGCCGTGGCGGAGCCGATTTCCCGCATTCATTGCTTCGCTTATCCGGCTGTTCCTTCCCACGGAAAAATCACCAGCGGCATTCCGGCCGTCAGCCAGGGGGCGGAGCGTCTGGCGCAGGGCATCGCCCGGTCTCTCTTCGTCGAAGACCGCGCCCGTCATTTCGAGACTTTCATGAACCACGACACTGCTGAAATCACCGGCGAGGAATGGCGCGACGCGGACGCGCAGGACAGGATCAAGGAGCATGCCAATGGCTGA
- a CDS encoding LLM class flavin-dependent oxidoreductase: MVNDRKLHLGAFMRPVSLHTGAWRYPGAFPDANFNFAHLARFAQQLEAAKFDAFFMADHLAVLNMPTEALRRSHTVTSFEPFTLLSALAAVTSRIGLVATASTTFDEPYHVARRFASLDHLSNGRAGWNIVTTSNPDAARNFGREQQPDHAERYGRAREFYDVVTGLWDSFSDDAFIRDVDSGLFFDPEKMHVLDHKGPEFSVRGPLNIARPVQGWPVIVQAGASEPGRQLAAETAEVVFAATPTLAAGKAFYKDVKDRTVAAGRSRDGIVILPGAFVLVGDSVEEAKAKRAKLDSLVHYDSAIASLSIALGHDVSSFDPDGPLPDIPETNASKSSRERVIELARNEGLTVRQLAQRLGGYAGLAFVGTPKTIADEMEQWLHEEGSDGFNVTFPFLPAGLDDFTTQVVPELQRRGLFRKDYEGPTLRDHLGLQRPANRFFT, from the coding sequence ATGGTAAATGACCGCAAACTGCATCTCGGCGCCTTCATGCGGCCCGTCAGTCTCCATACGGGCGCATGGCGTTATCCGGGCGCCTTCCCGGATGCGAATTTCAATTTCGCTCATCTGGCGCGTTTCGCACAACAGCTGGAAGCCGCGAAGTTCGATGCCTTCTTCATGGCCGATCATCTGGCGGTGCTGAACATGCCCACGGAGGCGCTGCGCCGCAGCCATACCGTCACCTCCTTCGAGCCCTTCACCCTGCTTTCGGCGCTCGCCGCCGTCACCTCCCGCATCGGGCTGGTCGCCACCGCCTCCACCACATTCGATGAGCCCTATCACGTCGCCCGGCGTTTCGCCTCGCTTGATCATCTCAGCAACGGCCGCGCCGGCTGGAACATCGTCACCACGTCAAATCCCGACGCCGCCCGGAATTTCGGCCGCGAGCAACAGCCTGACCATGCCGAGCGCTATGGCCGCGCGCGGGAATTTTACGATGTCGTCACCGGCCTCTGGGACTCCTTTTCCGACGACGCCTTTATCCGGGATGTCGATAGCGGGCTGTTCTTCGATCCCGAAAAGATGCATGTGCTGGATCACAAGGGACCCGAATTTTCCGTGCGCGGACCGCTCAACATCGCGCGCCCGGTGCAGGGTTGGCCCGTCATCGTGCAGGCCGGAGCTTCCGAGCCGGGACGCCAGCTTGCCGCCGAGACGGCAGAGGTGGTTTTTGCGGCAACACCCACGCTTGCGGCGGGCAAGGCTTTTTATAAGGACGTCAAGGACAGGACTGTCGCGGCCGGCCGTTCGCGCGACGGAATTGTCATCCTGCCGGGCGCTTTCGTTCTCGTCGGCGACAGCGTGGAAGAGGCGAAGGCCAAACGCGCCAAACTCGACAGCCTTGTCCATTATGACAGCGCGATCGCCTCTCTTTCGATTGCGCTCGGCCACGATGTTTCCAGCTTCGATCCCGATGGCCCGCTCCCCGATATTCCCGAGACGAACGCCAGCAAATCCAGCCGTGAAAGGGTGATCGAACTTGCCCGAAACGAGGGCCTGACGGTGCGCCAGCTTGCCCAGCGACTGGGCGGTTATGCGGGTCTTGCCTTCGTCGGCACACCAAAGACCATCGCTGACGAAATGGAGCAATGGCTCCATGAAGAGGGTTCGGACGGTTTCAACGTCACGTTCCCTTTCCTGCCCGCCGGCCTGGACGACTTCACGACGCAGGTGGTGCCGGAGCTGCAAAGACGCGGGCTATTCCGCAAGGACTATGAGGGGCCGACATTGCGCGACCATCTTGGCCTGCAACGACCCGCCAATCGATTTTTCACCTGA
- a CDS encoding aliphatic sulfonate ABC transporter substrate-binding protein → MKAEHSRRQILKFGIAGALAAPLATGKALAQNSPEFPAELKLDWGFYSSHTLLIKNKGWLEEAFKDVGTKITWVQSRGSNNSLEFLKVGSTDFAGSAALSAFLARANGVPLKVIYVASWGGSSIIQVRPDSPIKTVADLKGKTIAVTKGTAPYFTLVRALDQNKLSVNDLKVVNLQHPEGFNALQQGQVDAWVGIDPHTSQAELAGDRAIFDERSWRDGSVFSVSEAFLAKYPKAVDRLLGVWVQTQKWIRENKGEFIDFVTQVTGNDPKITRLTIEKRDWNNPVPGEELLNSIRIVTPLLGDDVLRPGVNVDNVLSSLSDPAPAKKALGA, encoded by the coding sequence ATGAAGGCTGAACATTCCCGCCGCCAGATCCTCAAATTCGGCATTGCCGGCGCTCTTGCCGCACCGCTTGCCACGGGCAAGGCGCTGGCCCAGAATTCCCCGGAATTTCCTGCCGAGCTGAAGCTGGACTGGGGATTCTACTCCTCCCATACGCTGCTGATAAAGAACAAGGGCTGGCTTGAGGAGGCTTTCAAGGATGTCGGCACGAAGATTACCTGGGTGCAATCCCGCGGCAGCAACAATTCGCTCGAATTCCTGAAGGTCGGTTCGACGGATTTTGCCGGCTCGGCTGCCCTTTCCGCCTTTCTCGCGCGCGCCAATGGCGTGCCGCTGAAGGTGATCTATGTGGCGAGCTGGGGCGGTTCCTCCATCATTCAGGTGCGCCCGGATTCGCCTATCAAAACCGTCGCCGATCTCAAGGGCAAGACCATTGCGGTCACCAAGGGCACCGCGCCCTATTTCACCCTCGTGCGCGCGCTTGACCAGAACAAGCTGTCCGTCAACGACCTCAAGGTCGTGAACCTGCAGCATCCGGAAGGTTTCAACGCGCTTCAGCAGGGTCAGGTGGATGCCTGGGTCGGCATTGATCCGCACACGTCCCAGGCCGAGCTTGCCGGCGACCGGGCGATTTTCGACGAGCGCAGCTGGCGCGACGGTAGCGTATTCAGCGTCTCCGAGGCGTTTCTGGCGAAGTACCCGAAAGCGGTCGACAGACTTCTCGGCGTCTGGGTGCAGACGCAGAAGTGGATTCGTGAAAACAAGGGCGAATTCATCGATTTCGTCACGCAGGTCACCGGCAACGATCCCAAGATCACCAGGCTGACAATCGAGAAGCGCGACTGGAATAATCCCGTTCCGGGCGAGGAACTGCTGAACTCGATCCGCATCGTCACGCCGCTCCTGGGTGACGACGTCCTGCGCCCCGGCGTCAATGTCGACAATGTCCTGTCCTCGCTGAGCGATCCGGCACCGGCGAAAAAGGCGCTTGGCGCATGA
- a CDS encoding ABC transporter permease, with protein MNSHPREFRRVKQTAGQFPSRLPLAQRVGNFLGRFDLRGAIVPVGSLLLLELFVRLGWVSPYVLPPPSELYDTFLRLAEGPLWTNVAASTARVFVGFVIGSLLAIVVGSLVGLVIAAERYLEPTFQALRAVPSLAWVPLLMIWFGIGETSKIVLIAKSTFFPVYLNLFSGIRNVDRKLVEVGEMYRQPLPVLVWRIFIPASLPHLFTGLRYGLSLAWLSVVAAELLAASEGIGYMLSDGRELSRPDLVMIAIICLAVLGKISDSLFKIFEERCLRWRDTYALHEGGGLR; from the coding sequence ATGAATTCCCATCCGCGCGAATTCCGGCGCGTGAAACAGACTGCAGGACAGTTCCCTTCCCGATTGCCGCTTGCGCAAAGGGTGGGGAATTTCCTTGGCCGTTTCGACCTGCGCGGCGCAATCGTGCCCGTCGGGTCGCTGCTGCTGCTTGAGCTTTTCGTTCGACTCGGCTGGGTCAGCCCCTATGTGCTGCCGCCGCCTTCGGAACTTTACGATACGTTCCTGCGGCTTGCGGAAGGTCCCCTGTGGACGAATGTTGCGGCCAGTACCGCGCGCGTCTTCGTCGGCTTCGTCATCGGCTCCCTGCTCGCCATCGTCGTCGGTTCGCTCGTCGGTCTGGTGATTGCCGCCGAACGTTATCTCGAGCCGACGTTTCAGGCACTGCGAGCGGTTCCGAGCCTTGCATGGGTGCCGCTGCTGATGATCTGGTTCGGCATCGGTGAGACCTCGAAAATCGTGCTGATCGCCAAAAGCACGTTTTTTCCCGTCTATCTCAACCTCTTCTCCGGCATCCGAAATGTCGATCGCAAGCTGGTAGAGGTGGGCGAGATGTATCGCCAGCCGCTGCCCGTTCTGGTGTGGCGAATTTTCATTCCCGCCTCCCTGCCGCATCTCTTCACCGGCCTGCGTTATGGGCTGTCGCTCGCCTGGCTGAGCGTCGTCGCGGCCGAACTTCTGGCCGCCTCGGAAGGTATCGGCTACATGCTCTCCGACGGGCGGGAGCTTTCGCGGCCCGATCTCGTCATGATCGCCATCATCTGCCTTGCGGTGCTGGGCAAGATTTCCGACAGCCTCTTCAAGATCTTCGAGGAGCGCTGCCTGCGCTGGCGTGACACCTATGCGCTTCACGAAGGAGGAGGTCTGCGATGA
- a CDS encoding ABC transporter ATP-binding protein, with the protein MSLLNVDVREKAFGDTVILQDIQLTLGDGEAAVLLGPSGCGKSTLLRIAAGLDRRFSGTVKVQQAKEDEASPPIAFVFQEPRLMPWLTVAENIGYAAGKKYDARRVEGQINDVGLSGHASALPKALSGGMAQRVAIARALYTRPRILLLDEPFSAVDAFTRMKLQDLVLKIVEQRGISFLLVTHDIDEALYLGDRIYMMGAHDGRIQQRIEVDVPRPRDRRSPQLASLKNEVLTALHNAHVI; encoded by the coding sequence ATGAGCCTGCTCAATGTCGATGTGCGCGAAAAAGCTTTCGGCGACACGGTCATCCTTCAGGACATCCAGCTGACGCTCGGTGATGGCGAAGCGGCAGTTCTTCTTGGTCCCAGCGGTTGTGGGAAAAGTACCTTGCTGCGCATTGCCGCCGGCCTCGATCGGCGCTTTTCAGGCACGGTCAAGGTTCAGCAGGCAAAGGAAGATGAGGCCTCACCGCCCATCGCCTTCGTCTTTCAGGAACCCCGCCTGATGCCCTGGCTGACGGTTGCCGAAAACATAGGTTACGCCGCCGGCAAAAAATATGATGCCCGGCGGGTGGAGGGCCAGATCAACGATGTGGGCCTGAGCGGCCACGCCAGCGCGCTGCCAAAGGCCCTTTCAGGTGGCATGGCGCAACGTGTGGCTATCGCGAGAGCGCTCTATACCCGGCCGCGCATATTGTTGCTGGATGAACCCTTCAGTGCCGTGGACGCCTTCACGCGGATGAAATTGCAGGACCTCGTGCTGAAAATCGTCGAACAGCGCGGAATTTCCTTCCTGCTCGTCACCCACGATATCGATGAAGCACTCTATCTCGGTGACCGGATATACATGATGGGCGCCCATGACGGCCGTATCCAGCAGCGGATAGAGGTGGACGTGCCGCGCCCGCGTGACCGAAGATCACCGCAACTCGCCAGCCTCAAGAACGAGGTGCTGACCGCCCTGCACAATGCCCACGTCATCTGA
- a CDS encoding cystathionine gamma-synthase family protein, giving the protein MTAPHPSKTHIGNHALHPETQMLNYGYDPELSEGAVKPPVFLTSTFVFKSAEDGRDFFDYVSGRKEPPEGRGAGLVYSRFNHPNSEIVEDRLAVYERTESCALFSSGMSAISTTLFAFVRPGDTVLHSQPLYGGTETLLAKTFHNFGVSAVGFADGVSEASVMAAAEEAMAKGRVSVILIETPANPTNSIVDIAMMGRVADVIGQKQGHRPIIACDNTLLGPVFQRPIEHGADISLYSLTKYVGGHSDLIAGAALGRKDVMKQVKALRGAIGTQLDPHSCWMLGRSLETLQIRMERADNNARVVAEFLKTHPKVERIHYLPFSDPASAVGKVFAAQCSGAGSTFSFDIIGGQAASFKFLNALTIFKLAVSLGGTESLASHPATMTHSGVPADVRQRIGVLDSTIRLSIGIEHPDDLVADLALSLDKS; this is encoded by the coding sequence ATGACCGCGCCGCATCCGTCCAAAACCCATATCGGCAACCACGCTCTCCATCCCGAGACCCAGATGCTCAATTACGGATATGATCCGGAACTGTCGGAGGGCGCCGTAAAGCCGCCTGTGTTTCTGACGTCGACTTTCGTCTTCAAGTCGGCGGAAGACGGGCGCGACTTCTTCGATTACGTCTCCGGGCGCAAGGAGCCGCCGGAGGGCAGGGGCGCGGGCCTCGTCTATTCGCGTTTCAACCATCCGAACAGCGAGATCGTTGAGGATCGCCTTGCCGTTTATGAACGTACGGAGAGCTGTGCGCTCTTCTCCTCCGGCATGTCCGCCATTTCAACGACGCTTTTCGCCTTCGTCCGGCCCGGCGACACCGTGCTCCATTCCCAGCCCCTATATGGTGGCACGGAGACGCTGCTGGCGAAGACCTTCCATAATTTCGGCGTGTCGGCAGTGGGTTTCGCCGACGGTGTCAGCGAGGCCTCGGTGATGGCTGCGGCAGAGGAGGCGATGGCGAAGGGCCGGGTGTCTGTCATCCTTATCGAAACCCCCGCCAATCCGACAAACAGCATTGTCGACATCGCGATGATGGGCCGTGTCGCTGATGTGATCGGTCAAAAGCAGGGGCACAGGCCGATCATCGCCTGCGACAACACGCTTCTCGGCCCGGTGTTCCAGCGGCCCATCGAGCATGGCGCCGATATTTCGCTCTATTCGCTGACGAAATATGTTGGCGGGCACTCCGACCTCATTGCCGGGGCTGCGCTCGGCCGGAAGGATGTCATGAAGCAGGTGAAGGCGTTGCGCGGAGCGATCGGCACGCAGCTTGATCCGCATTCATGCTGGATGCTTGGCCGCTCCCTTGAGACGCTGCAGATCCGGATGGAGCGGGCGGACAACAACGCCAGGGTCGTGGCTGAATTCCTGAAGACGCACCCGAAGGTCGAAAGAATCCATTACCTGCCGTTCAGCGATCCGGCCTCCGCCGTGGGCAAGGTATTTGCCGCTCAATGTTCCGGTGCGGGATCGACCTTCTCGTTTGACATCATCGGCGGCCAGGCCGCATCCTTCAAATTCCTCAATGCCCTGACCATATTCAAGCTTGCGGTAAGCCTTGGCGGTACGGAGTCTCTTGCTTCTCATCCGGCAACCATGACGCATTCGGGAGTTCCCGCCGATGTTCGCCAGCGTATCGGTGTGCTGGATTCCACAATCCGGCTGTCAATCGGTATCGAGCATCCCGATGATCTTGTCGCTGATCTGGCCCTCTCGTTGGACAAGTCATGA